One genomic segment of Methanobacterium sp. includes these proteins:
- a CDS encoding nucleotidyltransferase domain-containing protein, giving the protein MDEFVERALHKYRDHIKNIVLFGSVARGEAREDSDIDILVIWNGDEGERWRKMTGLAFDVLLDTEDYISVKVLLPQDLKAKNPFIKMF; this is encoded by the coding sequence GTGGATGAATTTGTAGAAAGAGCTCTCCACAAATACCGTGATCATATAAAAAACATTGTATTATTTGGATCTGTTGCTCGAGGCGAAGCCCGTGAAGATTCTGATATTGATATTTTGGTTATATGGAACGGTGATGAAGGAGAAAGATGGAGAAAGATGACAGGGCTGGCTTTTGACGTGCTTCTGGATACAGAAGATTATATTTCAGTGAAAGTGCTTCTTCCACAAGATTTAAAGGCAAAAAATCCATTCATAAAAATGTTTTGA